A part of Bacillus rossius redtenbacheri isolate Brsri chromosome 1, Brsri_v3, whole genome shotgun sequence genomic DNA contains:
- the LOC134528188 gene encoding cuticle protein 1-like, which translates to MYKSLVVIAAAVCAVIAQADRYPAGVNPALCPNFPICDNTLLASQGAGGPAPYNSYNNGAYNPAGYNNGAYNNGAYNSGAYNSGAYNAAPAPAAGYPAGVNPASCPNYPYCGAAGPAAVAPLPGYTSRQYPAGVNSGSCPNYPYCN; encoded by the exons ATGTACAAGAGTCTG GTCGTCATTGCCGCCGCTGTGTGCGCTGTCATCGCTCAGGCCGACAGGTACCCGGCTGGCGTCAACCCCGCCCTCTGCCCCAACTTCCCCATCTGCGACAACACGCTGCTTGCCTCCCAGGGAGCTGGCGGCCCCGCCCCCTACAACTCCTACAACAACGGAGCTTACAACCCCGCCGGCTACAACAACGGAGCTTACAACAACGGAGCTTATAACAGCGGAGCTTACAACAGCGGAGCTTACAACGCCGCCCCCGCACCCGCCGCCGGCTACCCTGCGGGCGTGAACCCCGCCTCCTGCCCCAACTACCCATACTGTGGCGCCGCTGGCCCCGCCGCCGTAGCGCCCCTGCCCGGGTACACCAGCCGCCAGTACCCCGCTGGAGTGAACTCCGGCTCCTGCCCCAACTACCCCTACTGCAACTAG
- the LOC134528190 gene encoding cuticle protein 1-like has protein sequence MYKSLVVIAAAVCAVAAQADRYPAGVNPALCPNFPICDNTLLASQGAGGPAPYNSYNNGAYNPSAYDNGAYNPSAYDNGAYNSGAYNSGAYNAAPAPAAGYPAGVNPASCPNYPYCGAAGPAAVAPLPGYTSRQYPAGVNSGSCPNYPYCY, from the exons ATGTACAAGAGTCTG GTCGTCATTGCCGCCGCGGTGTGCGCCGTCGCCGCACAGGCCGACAGGTACCCAGCTGGCGTCAACCCCGCCCTCTGCCCCAACTTCCCCATCTGCGACAACACGCTGCTTGCCTCCCAGGGAGCTGGCGGCCCCGCCCCCTACAACTCCTACAACAACGGAGCTTACAACCCCTCCGCCTACGACAACGGAGCTTACAACCCCTCCGCCTACGACAACGGAGCTTACAACAGCGGAGCTTACAACAGCGGAGCTTACAACGCCGCCCCCGCACCCGCCGCCGGCTACCCTGCGGGCGTGAACCCCGCCTCCTGCCCCAACTACCCGTACTGTGGCGCCGCTGGCCCCGCAGCCGTAGCGCCCCTGCCCGGCTACACCAGCCGCCAGTACCCCGCTGGAGTGAACTCCGGCTCCTGCCCCAACTACCCCTACTGCTACTAG